The DNA sequence ATCCTTAAGGAGAAAATAAGATCTCTTGCTTTGCCCACAAGCCCTACTAGCTTAGCAAGTCTGGTCGCAGGTGTGTTGTTCGTTCTAGCGATAGGCTCCAAGCGCGATTCTGATTCTAAATTAGGTTTTATGTTCTGCAATGAATCTGTTCTAAAGAAAGACCTGCCTATAAGAGGGGCTGGTTCACGGTAATGAATGGTGGTATCGGTCGGGGCAAGCACTCGTTCCCGCAGCCCTTGTTGCAGCTGATAGACTCAAAAGTAAGGGCACGAAAAGCTGTCTTAAACAAAAAACCTTCTCGCGGGAAGCCCCCACAAAAAAAAGGGGGACAAGATTCATCGATTAGGTGGCAGCAAGGTTTGTGACTCTTTGATCTATCGGAATTGCTATCCATCAGAGAGAGAGAAAGGAATTTGTCTGGAGGACGGCTAAGGCTGTTGTCAAGAAGGTTATGCCTGCCAGTCTCTCTCTTCTAAGGCCTCTATGCCTGTTCTCGAATCCGCTCTTATCTTATCCGCtgcttgagaataggctttgaggAAGGGTACCACATATCCCTCTTAGTAAACCCTAAGATAAGGACAGAGAAGAGGTAATCCTAATAGTCAACTATTAGCGTCCCCGCTATCAGTCCAGTACCATTAGTTCTCCAAAGGTCAAAGGCTAGCCTTCTAAGAACCTTTCACTCTTGCCTGTTGATTGATATTCCTATCCTTCATTACCGGGGAGAACGAAACTTATTAGCATGGAACATATGCCATGATCCATAAGCCTCCAAGCCTCATTCAAACGAAGGATCCTAACTCAAAGATCAGATCATCTTGTGGAACTGCCGAttgcttcttttttttattaagaaGAGCTCAGTCATTTAGGATCAACAACACGTTATGAGGCCAGGCCGCACTTAACTAAGCCCACCAATTAGATGTTCAGTTCAAAGCCTAACTACCACAATAATGCAAGGCGGGAGAGAAGCCGGATGCGTATCATAGAAGGACTTATTTCTTGGTCTATCTAATAGCCGTACAGTCGCTACTAATACTAAGACAGGGATGACAGGATTAGTCTTGAAGTCTTGATCTCTCTAAAAAGGGCTCTCTAAATCCCTAGAGATTGTTAACTTCTCTATATGAAAAAAAATCCTCAAGAAAGATCTAATACCAATTTTGGAAAAAATTCGTGGATCGACTAAGGAAGGCTATGAAGCTATCGATTCAATGAAAGAAAGAATAGTGGTGCTCAAACAGCACAGTACAATCACGGAGTTGTAACTACAATGGCTGCCCATGTACTGGTATCCTTTATGCGTTTTTCTCAATAGGTAGAAGCATAGCGCTGTCCAAATTGATAGCAAAAGATCAAACTTCAAGCTAGGCGTAGGCCGAGCATTCCTTCTTTACTTTAGAGTTTCCTTTTTTCATGCCTTAGCAGAAGAGAGGAGGCTGTCAGAGCCTACTGATCTGTTAGCGGATAAAAGAGCAGATTCGATTCTACGCTCGGAACCTTGGTCCAGCAATCTACTAAAGCGCTTGGATCGGAGATCGCATGACCAGATCCTATTCCATACCAAGCTTGGAAAGCTGTGCTTCGGTGCGGCTTTGTATACAGGGAGGAAGCCTTGAACTGTGCAAACGCAGAACAACCTCCAAACCGGATAAGATCTCAAGAGCTTACTACTCCATCCTAGGGCATGTTTACTTTTTCGGTTACAAAGACTCGTGTTAGTCAAAGCTACTAGAAAGCTTGAGCCTCAAAATCAAGCATGACCTTCGTAAAGGTCCAGTATAACTCGTATTCGTGATTTACTAACTTCGGCGCCCTAGCTAAGGAGACACGACCTCGGACTTTAACAAAGGGGAATCAGACTCTCTAAAAATGATAAGATTATCTTCTATGAGAAATTACTTACAGCGATCCTGCATCTCCGCCTAGTTACTTCGCTCCGCCCCTTGATGACAAAGTAAACATAGCCGAAAGGCCCTTTTTTTCCTATCGCTTTGCTAGACTCCTCTACACCTATCTTATGAAATCCGTGCCGTTAAATTTCCTTTTTCCCTCCCTCCTGTCTCACCGCAACCTGTCGCCTAAAACAGGAGAATCGAAGGAAAGCAAGTTTAGGCTTAAAGTCAACTACATCTCAAAGCCTCGAAGGTTATAAGAAAGCAAGCTAGGCCCCTCATTCAATTTAGCTACTCAAGTCTTCTATCCACTACGTCCCTCAACCTAGCGTATGAAAGACAAAGAGCCTTAACAGTTGACTACCAAAGCCCCCTCTAAAAATAAAAATGCGGCACCCCATTCCCGAGCCCAATGGTTAATAGAAAGGGCTTGCTTGAGTGTATGAACGCCTAGAAAGCTATGGCTTGGTCCCCTATTGCGGATTAAAAAAGCTTTCTATCTCGGCCATAACTAACTGGTAATCAGTAATCAGGAGTTTCAGGAAACATCTAGGATTACCTACCCATTACACCAAACTGCAAATAATCAAGTGTCCTGAAATGCATGTCaggctaaaaataaaaataagaagaagTCAGAGTACCTACCATCAATCTCCGTAGCTAGATCGGAGATGCAAGAACATAGATTGGAATAGACAGATTGAGATGTGCTCCTTCGTAGCGAGATTCCCATAGATGTGACTTTCCCCTTACGTAGTAGAATGGAAGTGACGAAGCATCTATTGAACTACCATTTATGGAAGAGTAGCAACAAGATTGGAAGCTCTTTCCCTTGGGTGTGCATTCATATGGCAGTCAAAAGTAGCCTTATTTACAGCCTTTTTTACTCCATAGGAAGCGAGAGAAGCAATAGAAAAGGAATCCAAGTCAATAGAAGTAGTAGGCCCATGCCAAATGAGTAGGCTGATAGCCTGGGAATCTAAGTCACTAGACCAGATGGAATCGTTGCCTGGCTTTGACTCTTCCTAAGGCAGTTCGTGAAGCAATTAGCGGAAAGGACAGACTGGCTTGATGCCTTTGCAGATGTCTATGACTCTGGAATCAGTCTCGAATCCGATTTCCGACGAAAAGGCTTATGGCCCGAAACTGGCATCTGAATTGGATTCATTTTCATTTCCCAGTGGCTGGGCACCTGCCCATGCTCATCTTTTGGGCATTCTCTTTCCCCTATCATCCTTTGACCCACTCAAACTTCATAAtgtagaaaaaaaaagaaacactATGTGATAATGGTATCAACTATGATTCTCACTATAGCTCTGACGGAGTCAGTTTCTCAACACGGGATCTCTATACCATTATGAAACAAAGAGAAAGCATTATCTATCAGGTCAAGGGACTTCTTTCCATTGGGCTTCTATTGAATGTAATCAGGCTCATCTCTCCGGTTCGTCCTTGCCGGTTGGTTATAGTTCAGATTCAGTGACCACAGAGTCAGTCTTCGGTTCCATATCAGTGTCTACAGAAAAGGGCAACCGGCTCACATCCTTGCCCGGGACAGTCCTAATTGAAACATAAGAGTGTGTTTGACTTGAGTTTGTTCTTCACTCTCTTCCCATCATTATGGAAGAGTAGTTGCTTTGCTGTATAGCTAAGATTTCTACCCTTCCATTGGGAGTTCTTCCTTCGATTCTTCGTATGTTTTCTCCCTAGCCCTAGCAGCCTTTACGGGGTGCTTTCCGGTTGGGTGAGCTACCCTTTTTCAATGATATATGGATCAAGGCCTCGCTGAGCCAGATCAGCACGAGCTACTAAAGTAAAGATAAATAAGCTCAAAGCCTCCGGGCGTGGGAAGAGGTTGGGAAACCGGCCAGGCAAAAGGCTATCCTGAATCAGATACCATTCTGAGGGGAGGGGAGAGACCCGTAACCAAACAAAGAGGCCTAACTGCAAAGCAAACCAGAAAGAAAGATGTCATCTATGCTCTTGACATCGAGAAAGAGCTTCGTTGTTTGATCTGTCCACTGGGACATCTACAAATTGAATCATCAAAGAAGAAGAACAGGCATTGTCCGCAACCCTTGTTGAAAGAGGAACTGCCTTTACTCGTCAAAGCCAGCATCCCAGATGCCTTCATGACCTATAGACTtgttattctgcttctgtggAATCTTTGTCTTGTTAACCCCTAAGGGGAAGATCACCACTCTATTAGTGGGACTTATACCGGTTTATTGGATAGAGTGAGTCCTCTGATTCTCTATATCGATCTACTGGGAAAGCATCGATCTAGCCTCCCACTCATTCTGCTAAAAGGATGTCCTAGAACGGAGAAGTGGAATCAAATGATCCATCTTAATTTTCCCATAGGACACATTGAAAGAATGCTTCCTTGTCCTTGTTGCTCGGGGAAGATAAGGTATCCATGCCGGACATCGTTCTTTCTCGGATTCTCTTTCTCGGCCCATCAAGAACTCGGCATCGAAGACTCATTGCTCTAGGCTGATGGATTTGCTTTCCAGCCTGTGGTGAAGACCCATTCCTTTGTTCGTTATATTCTATTGGTTCTTGCCCTAGCCTACTCTGATTTTCCAGACGGAGCTTTTTGATTTTGATATTTCGCCCTTGCTTGTCTAACGGGAGCAAAAGGACTCCTATCTTAACTCACCGTAGTTGAAGAAGGAATGCTTGGTAGTGCTAATGGAATGGATTGCCCCAGACATATGTCAAAAGAGAATCTCGATAGAATCAATAATAAAGCTCATTGGAATGAAACATGGCATCCATCTTCATCAACTTACAGTAAGCGCAGTGGAGAGAGCGGCTCTCGGGGAGCGGGCACTCATGGAACGTAGCGATCTCAAGATACCTGACTTGCTATCTCTTCAAGTAAATCACGATGATGAGGACTCACTCATCTCTATGTGCGGATCATCGTCTGATCCATGCCCTTGGGTTGTTCAAGTAATTACAGATGGATGAGATAGCTACCTTGATTGATTGCTGGGAATAGAGAACCAATCTATCTCTCTTATCTCTCCCGGGGGTAATTAGAAGAAGGAAGCATTGATGAGTTCACTGCGTGTTGGTAGCGAGGATAGAGAGAACAAGAATGAGCAGCCTTCCATGAATAGAACACCAAGGAACCTTTCTGGATCTGCTTACTGCTAGCGAAGAGGAAAAGGAATGCTTGTTGATTGGACTGATGCGAGATAGCTAGATAGAGAATGAAAAAGCCTTAGATTAACTACCAAATAGAGGTCTTTCCCCGGATTGAACTCACAGAGATGGCTAACAAAGGGTATTGATGTTAATATAATTAGAATGGAATGGAGTCCTACTTTCTTTCCCTCGGCACCAAGCTACGAAGCCAATTGATCTATCTTGGGATGCTTTCCCGTAGATGAAGAATAGGATGGATCGGTCTATGCCCACTCACtcattattttttgtttgaaatgagCCTGCGGCATGCCTTCTACGCGCTATACCCACTTGATTGAATGGCTTTGCCCTCTTCCTTGGCTTCAATCTCTGTTCCAGTAGAAGAAGAATAGGGCGCTTAGCCGGGAAAGAGCTTCTATCGCTAATGGTCACCGATCTAGGGCATCCTAACCTAGGGAATATAGGTTCCTAGGACATAAAGGAAATGAGGACTTGTTCTGTTCGTCTATCGAGCATCTCCGTCTCTAGCTCTGGGTTCTCAGTTCGCTAACTAGTGTCAAAGAAAGGGTTTAGCACTTCCATTGGTCCATAGAATACCGAATCACTGACAGTCAACAAGACAGACCGATTTCACTCCTTCGATGGAGATTCATCACACTCTATGCACTAGCCCTTTTGTCAATTCATTAACGGACAGAAGCAGACATCATTCAATAAGAATGTGTGTATGAGTTACGCCCTTCCGAGAAGAAAGCAGAAAGCTAGTCTTTGAATCGCTTAGGATATGCATTGGTTGTTCTTCCCTCAATAGACAGATACGATAAAGAAAGATCTCACTGCTGGGAGGTGGAGATGGATAACACCCCGAAACAACTAAAGGCTGACCAGGTCGAAGAGGGAAGTAACTCGTAGGATAGGAGTCTCCCTTTCCCTATATATAGCCGGTGAGTGAATAAACAACCACAGGAGATCAGCCTTTCTTTACTCTTTCCAGCTGAAAGAGAATCTAGCTAGGTTCGTAGTGTCAAAGACAGGAGGTTCACAGCACTTTACCTTGTTGTTCAACAATCTTGATACCCATCAAAAGCAGTCCGTTTCCTTGAATGACCTTAGGAGGGGCTCATATGCTTTCAAAACGAGATCTTCTGTTGTATGTAGAGATTCACATAGATAATGTGTCGTTGCCTGTAGCCTGTAGAAGGAGTGGGAGGATGGTCTTTCTTTGAGTTCGATAAGCAGTAGCAGTGCGTGAGACAAAGGAACGAGGTCACAAAGCCAAAGCATTTTCACATTTGATGTCATTGCCACTCTCATCAATCAAATGATTCAAATAATATTGTATATAATATAGAAGGGTGTATGGGGATGAGCAGAAAGACAGAACACCCATACATCATCTTCATCCCATGCTTGGCCCATCTAGGGGGCAGCATCAGAGGGAAGGAAGAACGGGTGAGAGGGCCTTCGATTTTGATTCTTTTTCTTGAGGGGGATTCTGTCTGTCAGAAATCACTGTCTGTCTGGTCTGCATTGAAAAAGTGTTAAGTGGACAATTCCTTCTCTTGATATGGAGGTTTTAGGTCTCTGGAAGGGCCTTCGTTCTTTCTGTTAGTTTTCGTTTGTGAATCTTTCTCCCATGCATAATTTGTTGGTCAACAACCACAACTCAATAGAATTCATTCTTTAAGACTCCGGACTCTCTTTCTGTCCGGAGGGAATCATTGTTTCTCAATCAATCATGCCTCAACTGGTTCTGGACATAAATATAGAgagttcttctttttttttcatttttatcccCATAGCTGCGGTtattttctattccctttttagaGGTGGGCGCCCACCCGCGTTGGGTCTACCCGATCCCAATATTGATCTGTCTTTAGCACTTGATGCTTTACATATAGAAATAGAGATTCAACTTGAAACCCTGTTCAAGGAACGCTTTGGGCAGTATTATGTATTGCCAGACGGATTAACCTTCTCTGCCGTTGGTGAACATCTGTACTCAAGGGTTGGAACCTTGGCAGGGTTGCAGGATATTCTTGTTGATCTCCTTTTTCAAAGGGAACTGAGCCCTTTTTTTCAGTTTGCTTTGGATTTTGTTATTTAAAGGGTATAGCTGCTATCAAAAAATGCTTGCTGAAAAGAAATAAGGTCCATTTTCCCACGTAGTTCGTCGGTCAAACCAACGATTCTCTTCTCAAAGTTATAGAGAGATCTTTTTCTAGTTAGACTTCTATCAATGCAATGAAAGAACCATCCCTTCCTATTTCTTTGTCCTGTCAGATAGAAATATAAGAAGACCCAAAAGAGCCCTTCTTTACCACTTTAGGGGGTGGGGGTGAAGGGGGGGTTTACATACAACCGAGGCAAAGTGGTTTATGATTGAATCTCAGAGGCATTCTTATCATTTGGTAGATCCAAGTCCATGGCCTATTTCGGGTTCACTCGGAGCTTTGGCAACCACCGTAGGAGGTGTGATGTACATGCACTCATTTCAAGGGGGTGCAACACTTCTCAGTTTGGGCCTAATATTTATCCTATATACCATGTTTGTATGGTGGCGCGATGTTCTACGTGAATCCACGTTGGAAGGACATCATACCAAAGTCGTACAATTAGGACCTCGATATGGTTCTATTTCGTTCATCGTATCGGAGGTTATGTTCCTTTTTGCTTTTTTTCGGGCTTCTTCTCATTCTTCTTTGGCACCTACGGTAGAGATCGGGGGTATTTGGCCCCCAAAAGGGATTGGGGTTTTAGATCCTCGGGAAATCCCATTTCTTAATACCCCTATTCTCCTTTCATCCGGAGCAGCCGTAACTTGGGCTCATCATGCTATACTCGCGGGGAAGGAAAAACGAGCAGTTTACGCTTTAGTAGCAACCGTTTCACTGGCTCTAGTATTCACTGGCTTTCAAGGAATGGAATATTATCAAGCACCCTTCACTATTTCGGATAGTATTTATGGTTCTACCTTTTTCTTAGCAACTGGCTTTCATGGTTTTCATGTGATTATAGGTACTCTTTTCTTGATCATATGTGGTATTCGCCAATATCTTGGTCATCTGACCAAGGAGCATCACGTTGGCTTTGAAGCAGCTGCATGGTACTGGCATTTTGTAGACGTGGTTCGGTTATTCCCATTTGTCTCTATCTATTGGTGGGGAGGTATATGAAGGAACGAAACAGTGGATTTAGGAATTAAAGCTCGAATACAAAGAGAACCGGGCTTTTCCAAAGAATTACTGCAGCTTTCCCAGCTTCGTTATCCTTTGAATTACTCCTAATTTTTCTATTCCTAGTGTCATGAGAAATCAAAACTTTCTATACTCATTCCTTCTCTTAGTCGGTGTCTCCTATTTACTTTGTCTAATCTTGGGTGAGAGTTAAGTTTTTTGGGCCTTGCTCTCAAAGGTGGGATACTCCGGTACGACGCGAGCCATATTTATACCATTTCTAAAATTGACAGGTTGCTCCGGAAGGCTGGCTCTTGTTCTGTTTTTCGCCGTGAAAGCGGTGAATGGAACCctcttcaaatatttttttttatcttgtatGGAAGAAGCTGGGCCGTCTTCGGGCGCATCAAGCTCTAACCCGGGTAATCCCGTTGTACCCCCTATTGATCAAGGAAGGTCTACACGGCGAAGTGAAACAAGATTAAGTTTGGGATGCAGTAGACGCTGAGGAAAGGAGGAAAGAGGAAGAACTGCGTAACTCCAAGGAATGGAAAGAAAGTGAGCGTCACCTGCTCAAGGTGGAAAACATTAAAAAATCCATAGGCCAACGAGCGAAGGAAATAGCTCAGGAAAGGGGATTAACCCCAGGACGCTGCGAGGCGGTGGAAGATGCGGCAAACTACATTGCCGAAGATGTGGAATATCTAGCAGAAAATCAACAAGTAAGCTTCCTAGTCAACTTAATGCGAGACCTTAATAATCCCAACAGCGAGTCGTGGGAGCGCATCGAAGAGGAGGTGAAAAGATGGCGCTCATGGGAGGATTAGGGTCGACCAACAAACAGGGAAGGACCTCGTACCTGGTTCGGCAAATAAATAAAGTATCACACATCCTCTTGTTCCCAAGAGTCCCATGTTCTTCTCTCATGCTTCTGATGGATCTAGCAAAGACGGATCCACCTCTTATAGGGAGGGATCTGGTCACTCATTCGGATTGAGATTCATCCAAGTCTACCATAACGGCTGCTAAATCCCTCCCTATTTCACTTTGACTCTTTTCAGGGCGGGAAAAAGACCGGCTCTCTAGTTCTGTCATGGAAGGGGGCAAGGTGCTGACCGATGTCGATTAGGAAGCTGCTCCTGTTGTAAAGAAGTGAGGCAGCGAAGAAGAAGCATTTTAGCATTCACCTGTCCGTCCTTCTTTATGGAATGCTCAAGCCTAGTGAGAACTCAAGTCGATTCGAATGACTGGATCCGCTGGAACTAAGGCTATTTCCAATGCCCGAAAGGAAGGTGCTTAAGCTGAAAGAGTGGTCAGTGAGGCTCAATTCTTTGTATTGATTCCAAGACCCAGGGCATAAGGAATTCACTAAGTATAATAATATTCTCCTTTTGATTCAATAGAAGGGGATGCCCCCAATGTGGTAATAGCCGGTAGAGACCTACGTTATTCACAataggtgaacttgctagaatgcTGTTTAATAAACTTCTTTATATAGGTAACTGGAAAGCTCTATCCCCCTACGTCAGCTGGCTTAAAAAGCTATTTTTCCTTATTCAACTCGGTAAATTGAAAGAAAGAAGTCCCAACCACGAGGCTTTGCCGCGAGAGTTTCGACATTAGTGATTTGCTCTGAATCAGGCCCCTAAACCAAGGCAAATAGCCCATAATACATATGAATCCGACAGATCGGACCGAACTGCCAATGAAATCCATTTAGCCAGTTAAGCTAAGAAGAAAGAAATAGATCAGAAATCGAGTTTGAAGGCCCGAGAGTACGGGAACGGGTCCGGTAGGGAAGGTGCGAGATGATGAATGAAAGGGTCTGCCTCAACAGATGAATCCGTGACTGCTGCGACTGAGGAAGGAATCGATGAAGTCATTGCCAGCCGTCTTGTA is a window from the Vicia villosa cultivar HV-30 ecotype Madison, WI unplaced genomic scaffold, Vvil1.0 ctg.001217F_1_1, whole genome shotgun sequence genome containing:
- the LOC131634063 gene encoding cytochrome c oxidase subunit 3, encoding MIESQRHSYHLVDPSPWPISGSLGALATTVGGVMYMHSFQGGATLLSLGLIFILYTMFVWWRDVLRESTLEGHHTKVVQLGPRYGSISFIVSEVMFLFAFFRASSHSSLAPTVEIGGIWPPKGIGVLDPREIPFLNTPILLSSGAAVTWAHHAILAGKEKRAVYALVATVSLALVFTGFQGMEYYQAPFTISDSIYGSTFFLATGFHGFHVIIGTLFLIICGIRQYLGHLTKEHHVGFEAAAWYWHFVDVVRLFPFVSIYWWGGI